TACCTGACCACCCGCGAACCCTCCTCCGACCAACTGGAGGTGGCCATCGACGCCCTGCGGGTGGCTTTGGGGGATCCCCTTCCGGAAACGCAGAACCCTTAGGTGGTGGTGAAGGCACATGGATCTGATGGGAAAGTTGGAGGAGATCGAATCGACCTTCTCCGAGATTGAGTCGCGCATGGTCGATCCCGCCCTCTCGTCGAACCTGCAGGAGATGCACGCCCTGGGGAAGCGTCATTCCGAGCTTTCTCCCATCGTGGCGGCCCTGCGGGAGTATCGGGGGGTGCTTCGGAGGATTCAGGATGCCCGGGAACTCCTTTCCCAGGAGGACGAGGGACTCCGAGAGCTGGCCAAGGAAGAGCTTTCTACCCTGGAGGAGCAGGTGGAGCCTCTGGAGCAGCGCATCAAGGTCCTCCTCCTTCCTCAGGACCCCAATGACGCGAAGGATGTGGTCATTGAGATCCGGGCTGGTGCCGGGGGCGAGGAGGCGGCCCTCTTCGCGGCGGATCTCTTCCGCATGTACAACCGCTTTGCCGAGCGGGAAGGTTGGGGCTCGGAGCTTCTGAGTACCAACGACACGGGCATCGGAGGCTACAAGGAGGTGGTGTTCCACCTCAAGGGTACCGGGGTCTACAGCAAGCTGAAATACGAAAGCGGCGTCCACCGGGTCCAGCGAATTCCCGTCACCGAGGCGGGGGGGCGGATCCACACCTCCACCGCCACCGTGGCGGTGCTTCCGGAGGCGGAAGAGGTGGACGTGCAGGTCCGCACGGAGGATCTGAAGATCGATACCTACCGGGCCAGCGGGGCGGGGGGGCAGTACGTGAACATGACCGACTCGGCGGTGCGCATCACCCACGTGCCCACGGGCCTGGTGGTGACCTGTCAGGACGAACGCTCCCAGCTGAAGAACCGCGTCAAGGCCATGCAGCTCCTTCGGACCCGCCTTTACGACCTGGAACTCCAGAAGCAGCAGGCGGTGATGGCGGCGGAACGCAAGGGCCAGGTGGGCACGGGGGATCGTTCCGAGCGCATCCGTACCTACAGCTACCCCCAGAACCGCCTCACGGATCACCGCATCGGCTTCACCCTCTACAAGCTGGACCAAGTGTTGGACGGGGACCTCTACGAGCTGGTGGAGGCTCTCACGGTGGCGGAGCAGACGGAGAAGCTGAAGACCCTGGCACCGTGAGGACCCGGCGGTGAAACTGCAAGAGCTTCGCAACCGTTTGGGACACTCCCTCGCGGAGGCGGGGGTCCCTCGTCCCCTCTGGGAGGCGGAGCTGTTCTTGGAGAAGGCCACGGGGTGGACCCGCCGAGAACAGCTGGTGTTCCCGGAACGGGAGGTCTTTGAGACGCCCAGGGATACGGCGGAGGCCTTGGTCCGTCGTCGCCTGGCGGGAGAACCCCTGGATTACATCCTGGGGGAGGCTCCCTTCGGGGCCTGGGCCTTTGCCGTGGGGCCCGGGTGTCTGATCCCCCGCCCTGAATCGGAGGTGTTGGTCCGGGAGGCGGTGGGCCGTCTTCCCAGGGGAGGGAACTTCCTGGACTGGGGGGCTGGCAGCGGCTGCCTAGCCTGCTCGGTGGCTCTGGAACGGCCGGACCTTCGGGGCTGCGCCCTGGAGGCCAGCCCGGCAGCCCTTCGATGGGCCTGGGAGAACCTGCGCCGCCACGGGCTTCGGGACCGGGTGCTCCTCTGGCACGGCCGATCTCCCATGGAGCTTCCCCCCTGGACGGCCCCCTTCCACGGCGTCCTGGCCAATCCCCCCTACATCCCCACGGAGCACTGGATTGCCCTGGACCCGTCGGTCCGGGACCAGGAACCTCGCTGCGCCCTGGACGGAGGAGATCGGGGGCTGGAGCCCCTTCTCTCCTGGCTGGCCCTCCTTCCTCCCTTCCTGGAGCCGGGGGGGTGGATCCTGGCGGAGACCGCGGGGCCCTGGCAGATCGACCTCCTGCAAGAGCATCGCCCCGAGGGCCTGTGCCTGGAGGAAGTGTTAGAGGATCCCTTCGGGGTTCCTCGCTTTGTTCTCTGGCGCCGGACCCGGGTGGGGCTTAGAATAGACATCGAGAAATAACGGACCCCCGCGAGGGCGGTCGAAACGAGGAGGGTACTCATGGAAAAGCGAGAACTGGTCATCTTGGGAGCGGGCCCTGCGGGCATGACCGCAGCGATCTACGGCCGTCGGGCGGGACTGGACGTCCTGGTGCTGGAGAGGGGTTTGCCGGGAGGCCAGATCACCATCACCGACGAAGTCGAGAACTGGCCGGGAGTGCAGCATACCACGGGCCAGGCTCTGGCGGAGAGCTTCCGCAAGCACGCGGAGAAGTTCCACCCCGAGTTCCGGGAAGCCACGGTGGAGAAGGTGGAGCTTCGGGACGGCCGCAAGATCCTGGTCACCGAGAAGGGCGAAATCGATGCAGAGGCCGTCCTGGTGGCCACGGGGGCGAACTTCAAGAAACTGGGCTGCCCCGGCGAGGCGGAGTACACCGGGCGGGGGGTCAGCTACTGCGCCGTCTGCGACGGGGCCTTCTTCGAGGACGAGGTGGTGG
The sequence above is drawn from the Aminomonas paucivorans DSM 12260 genome and encodes:
- a CDS encoding N5-glutamine methyltransferase family protein, whose product is MKLQELRNRLGHSLAEAGVPRPLWEAELFLEKATGWTRREQLVFPEREVFETPRDTAEALVRRRLAGEPLDYILGEAPFGAWAFAVGPGCLIPRPESEVLVREAVGRLPRGGNFLDWGAGSGCLACSVALERPDLRGCALEASPAALRWAWENLRRHGLRDRVLLWHGRSPMELPPWTAPFHGVLANPPYIPTEHWIALDPSVRDQEPRCALDGGDRGLEPLLSWLALLPPFLEPGGWILAETAGPWQIDLLQEHRPEGLCLEEVLEDPFGVPRFVLWRRTRVGLRIDIEK
- the prfA gene encoding peptide chain release factor 1 — protein: MDLMGKLEEIESTFSEIESRMVDPALSSNLQEMHALGKRHSELSPIVAALREYRGVLRRIQDARELLSQEDEGLRELAKEELSTLEEQVEPLEQRIKVLLLPQDPNDAKDVVIEIRAGAGGEEAALFAADLFRMYNRFAEREGWGSELLSTNDTGIGGYKEVVFHLKGTGVYSKLKYESGVHRVQRIPVTEAGGRIHTSTATVAVLPEAEEVDVQVRTEDLKIDTYRASGAGGQYVNMTDSAVRITHVPTGLVVTCQDERSQLKNRVKAMQLLRTRLYDLELQKQQAVMAAERKGQVGTGDRSERIRTYSYPQNRLTDHRIGFTLYKLDQVLDGDLYELVEALTVAEQTEKLKTLAP